Proteins encoded together in one Variovorax paradoxus window:
- the ribH gene encoding 6,7-dimethyl-8-ribityllumazine synthase, producing MQGANKGADAKPLDGKGLRIGIVQARFNADITDALAAACLAEFERLGVTADDIHHVQVPGALEVPVALQAMAVRGGYHALVALGCIIRGETYHFELVANESGASVSRIALDHRIPIANAILTTENMEQAIARQTDKGRDAAQVAVEMAQLLASLK from the coding sequence ATGCAAGGTGCAAACAAGGGAGCGGACGCAAAGCCGCTCGACGGAAAAGGGCTGCGCATCGGCATCGTCCAGGCACGCTTCAATGCCGACATCACCGACGCGCTGGCCGCGGCCTGCCTTGCCGAGTTCGAAAGGCTCGGCGTGACGGCGGACGACATCCACCATGTGCAGGTTCCCGGCGCGCTTGAAGTGCCCGTGGCCCTGCAGGCCATGGCCGTGCGCGGCGGCTACCACGCGCTTGTGGCGCTGGGCTGCATCATCCGCGGCGAAACCTACCACTTCGAACTGGTGGCCAACGAATCCGGCGCGAGCGTAAGCCGCATCGCGCTCGACCATCGCATTCCTATCGCCAACGCGATCCTCACGACTGAAAACATGGAGCAAGCCATTGCCCGCCAGACCGACAAGGGCCGCGATGCGGCCCAGGTGGCTGTCGAGATGGCGCAATTGCTGGCCTCCCTCAAATGA
- the tolQ gene encoding protein TolQ: MNQDLSIINLLLHASFVVQLVVLLLVIVSIASWAAIIRKYFALRRMRALNDDFEREFWSGTSLNELFASAAQNAKFAGPMERIFASGMREYQKLRERHVSDAPTLLDGARRAMRASFQRELDAAEQNLSFLATVGSVSPYVGLFGTVWGIMHAFTGLAALAQVTLATVAPGIAEALVATAIGLFAAIPAVVGYNRFAREIDKIAIALETYIEEFSNILQRNLSAHPAASATAASATPGNR; this comes from the coding sequence ATGAACCAAGACCTCTCGATCATCAATCTCCTCCTCCACGCGAGCTTCGTGGTCCAACTGGTCGTGCTGCTGCTGGTAATCGTCTCGATTGCCAGCTGGGCCGCGATCATCCGCAAATACTTTGCACTGCGCCGCATGCGCGCGCTGAACGACGACTTCGAGCGCGAGTTCTGGTCGGGCACCAGCCTGAACGAGCTGTTTGCCTCGGCCGCCCAAAATGCCAAGTTCGCCGGCCCCATGGAGCGCATCTTCGCTTCGGGCATGCGCGAATACCAGAAGCTGCGCGAGCGCCACGTGAGCGACGCCCCCACGCTGCTCGACGGCGCCCGCCGCGCCATGCGCGCGAGCTTCCAGCGCGAACTCGACGCGGCCGAGCAAAACCTGTCGTTCCTGGCCACCGTCGGTTCGGTATCGCCCTACGTCGGCCTCTTCGGCACGGTCTGGGGGATCATGCATGCCTTCACCGGCCTGGCCGCGCTGGCCCAAGTGACGCTGGCCACCGTTGCGCCCGGCATTGCCGAAGCACTGGTGGCCACCGCCATCGGCCTGTTCGCCGCCATTCCGGCGGTGGTGGGCTACAACCGCTTTGCGCGCGAAATCGACAAGATCGCCATTGCGCTCGAAACCTACATCGAGGAGTTCTCGAACATCCTGCAGCGCAACCTCTCGGCCCATCCGGCCGCGAGCGCGACGGCGGCTTCGGCGACTCCGGGCAACCGCTGA
- the ybgC gene encoding tol-pal system-associated acyl-CoA thioesterase, translated as MSYAFPIRVYWEDTDAGGIVFYANYLKFMERGRTEWLRSLGVEQRKLREETGGQFVVSETQLKYHRPSRLDDELLVTADLRQMGTASLIIGQQVLSKTEQERTGAAAPVLLCEGTIRIGWVDATTLRPARIPAQVSGTLERSGGSMTQPFKP; from the coding sequence ATGAGCTACGCGTTTCCAATTCGCGTCTACTGGGAAGACACCGATGCCGGCGGCATCGTGTTCTATGCCAACTACCTCAAGTTCATGGAGCGCGGCCGAACCGAATGGCTGCGCTCGCTGGGCGTGGAGCAGCGAAAGCTGCGCGAGGAAACCGGCGGACAGTTCGTGGTGAGCGAAACGCAGCTCAAATACCATCGCCCCTCCCGCCTCGACGACGAACTGCTGGTTACAGCCGATCTCCGACAAATGGGTACGGCGTCGTTGATAATCGGTCAACAGGTGCTATCAAAAACAGAGCAAGAGCGAACGGGGGCTGCGGCGCCCGTCCTGCTGTGCGAAGGCACCATCCGCATCGGCTGGGTGGACGCCACCACATTGCGCCCCGCGCGCATACCGGCCCAAGTTTCGGGAACCCTCGAGCGCTCCGGCGGCTCCATGACTCAACCTTTCAAGCCATGA
- the ribBA gene encoding bifunctional 3,4-dihydroxy-2-butanone-4-phosphate synthase/GTP cyclohydrolase II translates to MNASVTPIGAPRGSRAPAPISPVEEIVADLAAGRMVILVDEEDRENEGDIVIAADHITPEAINFMARHARGLICLTLSREMCERLQLPPMVSRNGAKHSTAFTVSIEAAEGVTTGISAADRARTVQAAVARNAVASDLVQPGHIFPLQAVDGGVLMRAGHTEAGCDLAAMAGCSPASVICEVMNEDGTMARLPDLQVFAAEHGLKIGTIAALIEHRSRTESLVEKVGCREIQTAWGTFTAHAFTDKPSRGVHLALVRGKWTPEDVVSVRVHEPLSVLDALEINRSLHSWSLDASLAHIANEGKGVAVLLNCGETAGELLAQFDGTARPAQAPERGRMDLRSYGIGAQILRECGVHKMNLLGTPRRMPSMAAGYGLEIAGYLTKD, encoded by the coding sequence ATGAACGCCTCCGTCACCCCCATCGGCGCGCCCCGCGGTTCGCGGGCACCCGCGCCGATTTCTCCGGTCGAGGAGATCGTGGCCGACCTTGCCGCCGGCCGCATGGTCATTTTGGTGGACGAGGAAGACCGCGAGAACGAAGGCGACATCGTCATTGCCGCGGACCACATCACGCCCGAGGCCATCAACTTCATGGCCCGCCATGCACGCGGGCTGATCTGCCTCACGCTCTCGCGCGAAATGTGCGAGCGGCTGCAGTTGCCGCCCATGGTGTCGCGCAACGGCGCCAAGCACTCGACCGCCTTTACCGTTTCGATCGAAGCGGCCGAAGGCGTGACCACCGGCATTTCGGCCGCCGACCGCGCCCGCACCGTGCAGGCCGCCGTGGCGCGCAACGCCGTGGCCAGCGACCTGGTGCAACCCGGCCACATCTTTCCGCTGCAGGCGGTGGACGGCGGCGTGCTGATGCGCGCCGGCCATACCGAAGCCGGCTGCGACCTCGCGGCCATGGCCGGCTGCTCGCCCGCCTCGGTGATCTGCGAGGTGATGAACGAAGACGGCACCATGGCGCGGCTGCCCGACCTGCAGGTTTTTGCGGCCGAGCACGGGCTCAAGATCGGCACCATCGCCGCGCTCATCGAGCACCGCAGCCGAACCGAATCGCTGGTCGAAAAAGTCGGCTGCCGCGAAATCCAGACCGCATGGGGCACCTTCACCGCCCATGCCTTTACCGACAAGCCCAGCCGCGGCGTGCACCTTGCGCTGGTGCGCGGCAAGTGGACGCCGGAAGACGTGGTGTCGGTGCGCGTGCACGAGCCGCTCTCGGTGCTCGACGCGCTCGAAATCAACCGCTCGCTGCACTCCTGGAGCCTTGACGCCAGCCTGGCCCACATTGCCAATGAAGGCAAGGGCGTGGCCGTGCTGCTGAATTGCGGCGAAACGGCCGGCGAGCTGCTGGCCCAGTTCGACGGCACCGCGCGCCCCGCGCAAGCCCCCGAGCGCGGCCGCATGGACCTGCGCAGCTACGGCATCGGCGCGCAAATCCTGCGCGAATGCGGCGTGCACAAGATGAACCTGCTCGGCACGCCTCGCCGCATGCCGAGCATGGCCGCAGGCTACGGCCTCGAAATTGCCGGCTACCTCACGAAAGACTGA
- the dnaE gene encoding DNA polymerase III subunit alpha, with protein sequence MFVHLRLHTEFSVVDGTNRIDEVVKAAAADKQPALAITDLNNLFGAIKFYKQGRSKGVKPVIGAEIFVEGLGKEPGVLTRIVLLVQNMEGYLHLSELLARAWTQNVGRGQSQAACKLEWLEELQGGLIALSGAQAGPLGAPLLQGQEERAAELALQLASMFPHRFYIELQRAGRPEDEPHVIAAVKLAARLRLPVVATHPVQFAERQDYEAHEARVCISEGEILGNPRRVRKFTEEQYFKSTAEMEALFADVPSALANTVEIAKRCNLTLVLGKPQLPDFPTPFISEGVRMPIDEFFRQESFAGLEERLVHLYPDPAKRDAERPRYVERLEFEINTILNMGFPGYFLIVGDFIKWAKNNGCPVGPGRGSGAGSLVAYALKITDLDPLEYKLLFERFLNPERVSMPDFDIDFCQGNRDRVIDYVKDKYGREAVSQIATFGTMAARAAIRDVGRVLDMSYMFCDGISKLIPNKPGQPVTIQYPPDPKVDGDKNNYAIEMEPQLAARIEKEEEVRMLVELAQKLEGMTRNIGMHAGGVLIAPGKLTDFCPLYQQPGSDSAVSQYDKDDVEAIGLVKFDFLGLATLTILEIAKEFIVKRHKGQENFAYENIRLDDRETYKLFSEGKTEAVFQFESRGMQGMLKDARPTRLEDLIALNALYRPGPMDLIPSFVARKHGREEVEYPHPAVAEMLSETYGIMVYQEQVMQTAQILGGYSLGGADLLRRAMGKKKLEEMAEHREKFRAGALKTHGIPQDKADEIFDLMEKFAGYGFNKSHAAAYSLLAYHTGWLKVHYTAEFFCANMTVEMDDTDKLKVLFEDAQKNFGLTFEPPDVNRGNYRFEPVTDKVIRYGLGAVKGTGQLAVEAIVRAREEGGPFKSLFDFCVRIDRQRINKRTVEALIKAGAFDAIQQNRASLIASVDRAFEFAVATEANAAQVDIFGDSEHGSATQEPELVDATPWGVKERLTYEKTAVGFYLSGHLFDEVAHEVRRFCKREIGDLMDTRDQQVIAGIVSDFRVINGQRGRLAIFKLDDKSDSIDATADEALINANRNTLKDDELVIVSGRLQPGRGGFEARFQVQQVWDLATARCRFGKFLRVAVNGKAPDIARLVKDFPPRTEQSEHGDLVQGLPVRLSMARGGAQVELQLGERAKFFPTDAALASWTAQAEAGKAAVVYD encoded by the coding sequence ATGTTTGTTCACCTGCGCCTGCACACCGAGTTTTCCGTCGTCGACGGCACCAATCGAATCGACGAAGTCGTCAAGGCCGCCGCTGCCGACAAGCAGCCCGCACTGGCCATCACCGACCTGAACAACCTGTTCGGGGCGATCAAGTTCTACAAGCAGGGGCGCAGCAAGGGTGTCAAGCCGGTCATCGGCGCTGAAATCTTCGTCGAGGGGCTGGGCAAGGAGCCCGGCGTGCTCACGCGGATCGTGCTGCTGGTGCAGAACATGGAGGGCTACCTGCACCTTTCCGAGTTGCTGGCGCGTGCCTGGACGCAGAACGTGGGCCGGGGCCAGTCGCAGGCGGCCTGCAAGCTCGAATGGCTCGAAGAGTTGCAGGGTGGGCTGATTGCGCTTTCGGGCGCGCAAGCCGGACCGTTGGGTGCACCGCTCTTGCAGGGACAGGAAGAACGCGCCGCAGAGTTGGCGCTGCAGCTGGCGAGCATGTTCCCGCACCGCTTCTACATCGAGCTGCAGCGCGCCGGACGTCCGGAGGACGAGCCACATGTGATTGCCGCCGTGAAGCTCGCCGCGCGGCTGCGCCTGCCCGTGGTTGCCACGCACCCCGTGCAGTTTGCCGAACGCCAGGACTACGAAGCGCACGAGGCACGTGTCTGCATCTCGGAGGGTGAAATTCTTGGCAACCCGCGCCGGGTTCGCAAGTTCACCGAAGAGCAGTATTTCAAGTCGACCGCGGAGATGGAGGCGCTCTTTGCCGACGTGCCGAGTGCGTTGGCCAACACGGTCGAGATTGCCAAGCGCTGCAACCTGACGTTGGTGCTCGGCAAGCCGCAACTGCCTGATTTTCCGACGCCCTTCATCAGTGAAGGCGTTCGCATGCCGATCGACGAGTTCTTCCGCCAGGAGTCGTTCGCGGGCCTCGAGGAGCGGCTGGTGCACCTGTATCCAGACCCCGCCAAGCGCGATGCCGAGCGGCCGCGCTACGTCGAGCGGCTGGAGTTCGAGATCAACACCATCCTGAACATGGGGTTCCCGGGCTACTTCCTGATCGTGGGCGACTTCATCAAGTGGGCCAAGAACAACGGCTGTCCGGTGGGCCCGGGCCGGGGCTCGGGCGCGGGCTCGCTGGTGGCCTATGCGCTGAAGATCACCGACCTCGACCCGCTCGAATACAAGCTGCTGTTCGAACGCTTCCTGAACCCCGAACGCGTTTCGATGCCCGACTTCGACATCGACTTCTGCCAGGGCAATCGCGACCGCGTGATCGACTACGTGAAGGACAAGTACGGCCGCGAGGCCGTGAGCCAGATCGCCACCTTCGGAACGATGGCCGCGCGCGCCGCCATTCGAGACGTGGGCCGTGTGCTGGACATGAGCTACATGTTCTGCGACGGCATCAGCAAGCTCATTCCGAACAAGCCCGGCCAGCCTGTCACCATCCAGTACCCGCCCGATCCGAAGGTGGACGGCGACAAGAACAACTACGCCATCGAGATGGAGCCGCAGCTTGCGGCCCGCATCGAGAAGGAAGAAGAAGTGCGCATGCTGGTGGAGCTTGCGCAAAAGCTCGAAGGCATGACCCGCAACATCGGCATGCACGCGGGCGGCGTGCTGATTGCGCCCGGCAAGCTCACCGATTTTTGCCCGCTGTACCAGCAGCCCGGCAGCGACTCGGCCGTGAGCCAGTACGACAAGGACGACGTGGAGGCCATCGGCCTCGTGAAGTTCGACTTTCTGGGCTTGGCCACTCTCACCATTCTCGAGATTGCCAAAGAGTTCATCGTCAAGCGCCACAAGGGGCAGGAGAACTTCGCGTACGAGAACATCAGGCTGGACGACCGCGAAACCTACAAGCTGTTTTCCGAGGGCAAGACGGAAGCGGTGTTCCAGTTTGAAAGCCGCGGCATGCAGGGCATGCTGAAGGACGCACGGCCCACGCGCCTTGAAGACCTGATTGCGCTCAACGCGCTGTACCGGCCGGGCCCGATGGACCTGATTCCGAGCTTCGTGGCGCGCAAGCACGGCCGCGAAGAGGTGGAGTATCCGCATCCGGCCGTGGCCGAGATGCTCTCCGAGACCTACGGGATCATGGTCTACCAGGAGCAGGTGATGCAGACCGCGCAGATCCTGGGCGGCTACTCGCTTGGCGGCGCCGACCTGCTGCGCCGCGCCATGGGCAAGAAAAAGCTCGAGGAGATGGCCGAGCACCGCGAGAAATTCCGCGCGGGCGCGCTCAAGACGCACGGCATTCCGCAGGACAAGGCCGACGAGATCTTCGACTTGATGGAGAAGTTCGCGGGCTACGGCTTCAACAAGTCGCACGCCGCCGCATACTCGCTGCTGGCGTACCACACGGGCTGGCTCAAGGTCCATTACACGGCCGAGTTCTTCTGCGCCAACATGACCGTGGAAATGGACGACACCGACAAGCTCAAGGTGCTGTTCGAAGACGCGCAGAAAAACTTCGGCCTTACCTTCGAGCCGCCGGACGTGAACCGCGGCAACTACCGCTTCGAGCCGGTTACCGACAAGGTGATTCGCTACGGCCTGGGGGCCGTCAAGGGCACGGGACAACTCGCCGTCGAAGCCATTGTTCGGGCACGCGAAGAGGGCGGGCCGTTCAAGAGCCTGTTCGATTTTTGCGTGCGCATCGACCGCCAGCGCATCAACAAGCGCACGGTCGAAGCGCTCATCAAGGCCGGCGCGTTCGACGCCATCCAGCAGAACCGCGCCTCGCTCATTGCCTCGGTCGACCGCGCCTTCGAGTTTGCTGTGGCTACCGAGGCCAATGCGGCGCAGGTCGACATCTTCGGCGACAGCGAGCACGGCTCGGCCACCCAGGAGCCCGAACTGGTCGACGCCACGCCCTGGGGCGTGAAGGAGCGGCTCACCTACGAAAAGACGGCCGTGGGCTTCTATCTCTCGGGCCACCTGTTCGACGAAGTGGCGCACGAGGTGCGGCGCTTCTGCAAGCGCGAGATCGGCGACCTGATGGACACGCGCGACCAGCAGGTGATTGCGGGCATCGTGAGCGACTTCCGCGTGATCAACGGCCAGCGCGGACGGCTGGCGATCTTCAAGCTCGACGACAAGTCGGACTCCATCGACGCGACCGCCGACGAGGCGCTGATCAATGCGAACCGCAACACCCTGAAAGACGACGAACTGGTGATCGTGAGCGGGCGGCTCCAGCCGGGCCGCGGCGGTTTCGAGGCGCGCTTTCAGGTGCAGCAGGTGTGGGACCTGGCCACGGCGCGTTGCCGCTTCGGCAAGTTCCTGCGGGTGGCCGTGAATGGCAAGGCGCCCGACATCGCGCGCCTGGTGAAGGATTTTCCGCCGCGGACCGAGCAAAGCGAGCACGGCGACCTGGTGCAGGGGCTGCCCGTGCGCCTTTCAATGGCACGCGGCGGCGCGCAAGTCGAGTTGCAGCTTGGCGAGCGCGCCAAGTTCTTCCCGACCGATGCCGCGCTGGCAAGCTGGACGGCACAGGCTGAAGCTGGAAAAGCCGCGGTGGTCTACGACTGA
- a CDS encoding sulfurtransferase, with translation MQEILNIAAYKFVAIDDSPVLREDLRGRAQALGLMGTILLAPEGINLFLAGAADAIRSFVASLRADPRFADLETKESWSATQPFRRMLVKLKREIIRMDHPAIQPAAGRAPGVDAQTLKRWLDQGHDDAGREIALLDTRNDFEVDEGTFDGAIDWRITKFTEFPPALKAHRADFAGKTVVSFCTGGIRCEKAAILMREEGVENVLQLEGGILKYFEEVGGAHYHGDCFVFDGRRALAPDLSARAADASARASEDPDLERKS, from the coding sequence GTGCAAGAGATTTTGAATATTGCGGCCTACAAGTTCGTAGCCATCGACGACAGCCCCGTGCTGCGTGAAGACCTGCGCGGGCGCGCCCAGGCGCTGGGCCTCATGGGCACCATCCTCCTGGCGCCCGAGGGCATCAACCTGTTTTTGGCTGGCGCTGCCGACGCCATTCGCAGCTTTGTGGCCAGCCTGCGCGCCGATCCGCGCTTTGCAGACCTGGAAACCAAGGAAAGCTGGTCGGCCACGCAGCCCTTCCGCCGCATGTTGGTGAAGCTCAAGCGCGAGATCATCCGCATGGACCATCCGGCCATCCAGCCGGCGGCCGGCCGCGCACCCGGCGTGGACGCGCAAACGCTCAAGCGCTGGCTCGACCAGGGGCATGACGACGCAGGCCGCGAGATTGCGCTGCTGGATACGCGCAACGACTTCGAGGTCGACGAAGGCACCTTCGACGGCGCAATCGACTGGCGCATCACCAAGTTCACCGAGTTCCCCCCGGCGCTCAAGGCGCACCGCGCCGATTTCGCGGGCAAGACGGTGGTGAGCTTCTGCACGGGCGGCATCCGCTGCGAAAAGGCCGCCATCCTGATGCGCGAGGAAGGCGTGGAGAATGTGCTGCAGCTCGAAGGCGGCATCCTGAAATATTTTGAAGAAGTCGGCGGTGCGCACTACCACGGCGACTGTTTCGTGTTCGACGGCCGCCGCGCGCTGGCGCCAGACCTGAGCGCGCGCGCAGCCGATGCGAGTGCGCGCGCATCGGAAGACCCCGACCTGGAACGTAAAAGCTAG
- the tolA gene encoding cell envelope integrity protein TolA produces MSLALDRPEFAPPPQRGTPRAVLLALVAHALLIAALTWGVRWRSDPDEGAVDAELWSSTVQQAAPRLSAPQAPTPAPAPPPPAPAPPPPPPPPQVKAPEPAPPPRAPDIALEREKKLKEEKEQKERELERQQQQRKKELEAKQRAEDEAERKKEQQKKLAEQKKQQQEAEAKQAEAKKAEAKQAEAKKAEAAAKQAAADRAATLKRMQGLAGASGSDDSKGTALRSSGPSSGYAGRIAAAVRPNITFPDAETVNGNPAAEFEVNLAPDGTIVGVKLTKSSGLSSWDEAAERGLRKTDKLPRDNDGRIFPSLIVSLRPKR; encoded by the coding sequence ATGTCGCTCGCCCTGGATCGCCCCGAGTTCGCACCACCGCCGCAACGCGGCACGCCACGTGCGGTGCTGCTGGCATTGGTCGCGCATGCGCTGCTCATCGCTGCGCTCACGTGGGGAGTGCGCTGGCGCAGCGACCCCGACGAGGGCGCAGTCGATGCCGAGCTGTGGTCTTCCACCGTGCAGCAGGCCGCACCGCGCCTGTCCGCACCGCAAGCCCCTACGCCTGCTCCCGCGCCTCCGCCGCCTGCTCCCGCACCGCCGCCACCGCCGCCGCCGCCCCAGGTAAAGGCGCCCGAGCCCGCGCCGCCGCCGCGCGCCCCTGACATCGCACTCGAGCGCGAGAAGAAGCTCAAGGAAGAAAAAGAACAGAAAGAGCGAGAGCTCGAGCGCCAGCAACAGCAGCGCAAGAAAGAGCTCGAGGCCAAGCAGCGCGCCGAAGACGAAGCCGAGCGCAAGAAGGAACAGCAGAAGAAGCTGGCCGAGCAGAAAAAGCAGCAGCAGGAGGCAGAAGCCAAGCAGGCCGAAGCCAAGAAAGCCGAAGCCAAACAGGCGGAGGCGAAAAAAGCCGAGGCTGCCGCCAAACAGGCCGCCGCCGACCGCGCTGCAACGCTCAAGCGCATGCAAGGCCTTGCAGGCGCCAGCGGCAGCGACGACTCCAAGGGCACTGCCTTGCGTTCGTCAGGGCCTTCGAGCGGCTATGCGGGGCGCATTGCCGCCGCGGTTCGCCCGAACATCACCTTCCCCGATGCTGAAACGGTCAATGGCAATCCTGCCGCCGAGTTCGAAGTGAACCTCGCGCCGGACGGCACCATCGTCGGCGTCAAGCTGACCAAGTCGAGCGGATTGTCCAGCTGGGATGAAGCCGCCGAGCGGGGCCTACGCAAGACCGACAAGCTGCCGCGCGACAACGACGGACGCATCTTCCCGTCGCTGATCGTCTCGCTGCGGCCCAAGCGCTAG
- the nusB gene encoding transcription antitermination factor NusB translates to MTEDNNKTAGAKPRQARTGLTSTGARKASAKSNRSRAREFALQALYQHLVGRNDAAAIDQFTRDLAGFHKADAAHYDALLHGAIEGAEQLDALIRPLLDRKFEEISPIEHAVMWIGVYEFQHCLDVPWRVVLNECIELAKEFGGTDGHKYVNAVLNGLAPQLRAAEVEADRTSGKART, encoded by the coding sequence ATGACCGAAGACAACAACAAGACAGCAGGCGCCAAGCCGCGCCAGGCGCGCACCGGCCTCACCAGCACCGGCGCACGCAAGGCCTCGGCCAAGTCCAACCGCAGCCGCGCGCGCGAATTTGCGCTGCAGGCGCTCTACCAGCACCTGGTGGGCCGCAACGACGCCGCCGCCATCGACCAGTTCACGCGCGACCTCGCAGGCTTCCACAAGGCCGACGCGGCGCATTACGACGCGCTGCTGCACGGCGCCATCGAAGGTGCGGAGCAGCTCGACGCGCTGATCCGCCCGCTGCTGGACCGCAAGTTCGAAGAGATATCGCCCATCGAGCACGCCGTGATGTGGATCGGCGTGTACGAGTTTCAGCACTGCCTGGACGTGCCATGGCGCGTGGTGCTCAACGAGTGCATCGAGCTTGCCAAGGAATTCGGCGGCACCGACGGCCACAAGTACGTGAACGCGGTGCTCAACGGCCTGGCGCCGCAACTGCGCGCGGCCGAGGTGGAGGCCGACCGCACTTCCGGCAAGGCAAGAACGTGA
- a CDS encoding pyridoxal phosphate-dependent aminotransferase — protein sequence MRISARAQRIEPFYVMEVAKAAGVLAREVAHTDRPMIFLNIGEPDFTAPPLVQEAAARAVRAGATQYTQATGLDHLRERISGWYAQRFGVDVPARRIVVTAGASAALQLACLALIESGDEILLPDPSYPCNRHFVSAADGTAVLIPTTAEERFQLTAAKVEAAWTGKTRGVLLASPSNPTGTSIAPDELRRIHNVVSQRGGITLIDEIYLGLSYDDAFGQTALAIDDNVISINSFSKYFNMTGWRLGWLVVPEALVPAVERLAQNLFICPSTVSQYAALACFEEPSIAEYERRRAEFKARRDWFIPQLDALGLNVPVVPDGAFYAWADCTSVAEKLGISGSWDFAFETMKRAHVAVTPGRDFGTAETSKFVRFSTASSMAHLEESIERLRAMIANPAR from the coding sequence GTGAGAATCTCGGCGCGCGCACAGCGCATCGAACCGTTCTATGTGATGGAGGTTGCCAAGGCCGCCGGCGTGCTGGCGCGCGAAGTGGCCCATACCGACCGGCCGATGATCTTCCTGAACATCGGCGAGCCCGACTTCACCGCGCCGCCGCTGGTGCAGGAAGCCGCCGCACGCGCGGTGCGTGCCGGCGCCACGCAGTACACGCAGGCCACGGGGCTCGATCATTTGCGCGAGCGCATCAGCGGCTGGTATGCACAGCGCTTTGGCGTCGACGTGCCTGCGCGCCGCATCGTGGTGACGGCCGGTGCATCGGCCGCACTGCAATTGGCCTGCCTGGCGCTCATCGAATCCGGTGACGAAATCCTGCTGCCCGACCCGAGCTATCCCTGCAACCGCCACTTCGTGAGCGCAGCGGACGGCACCGCCGTATTGATCCCCACGACGGCTGAAGAGCGCTTTCAGCTCACCGCCGCCAAGGTCGAAGCCGCGTGGACCGGCAAGACGCGCGGCGTGCTGCTCGCCTCGCCTTCCAACCCCACGGGCACCTCGATTGCGCCCGACGAGCTGCGCCGCATCCACAACGTGGTGTCGCAGCGTGGCGGCATCACGCTGATCGACGAGATCTACCTCGGCCTCTCGTACGACGATGCCTTCGGCCAGACGGCGCTCGCCATCGACGACAACGTCATCAGCATCAACAGCTTCAGCAAGTACTTCAACATGACCGGCTGGCGCCTCGGCTGGCTCGTGGTGCCCGAAGCACTGGTGCCCGCGGTCGAGCGGCTTGCGCAAAACCTCTTCATCTGCCCCAGCACCGTGTCGCAATATGCGGCGCTGGCCTGCTTCGAAGAGCCGAGCATTGCCGAATACGAACGCCGCCGCGCCGAGTTCAAGGCGCGCCGCGACTGGTTCATTCCGCAGCTCGACGCGCTTGGCCTCAACGTGCCGGTGGTGCCCGATGGCGCCTTCTACGCCTGGGCCGACTGCACCAGCGTCGCCGAGAAGCTCGGCATTTCGGGCAGTTGGGATTTCGCCTTCGAAACCATGAAGCGCGCCCATGTGGCCGTGACCCCCGGCCGCGATTTCGGCACAGCCGAAACCAGCAAGTTCGTGCGCTTTTCCACCGCCAGTTCGATGGCGCATCTTGAGGAATCCATCGAACGCCTGCGGGCGATGATCGCGAACCCGGCCCGATGA
- a CDS encoding ExbD/TolR family protein: MPAVSSRGRGRRTINEINMVPFIDVMLVLLIIFMVTAPLITPSVINLPSVDRANKQPDKPIEIVIKSDDEVQIKKDSSAGSGGTSVPMTQIGSAAKTAQGGDDQRPVVISADKSVKYETVVKAMNQLKRSGIERVGLSVTTTGGK, encoded by the coding sequence ATGCCCGCCGTTTCATCCCGGGGCCGAGGCCGCCGCACGATCAACGAGATCAACATGGTCCCGTTCATCGACGTGATGCTGGTGCTGCTGATCATCTTCATGGTCACCGCGCCGCTCATCACGCCGAGCGTGATCAACCTGCCCTCGGTCGACCGTGCCAACAAGCAGCCCGACAAGCCCATCGAGATCGTCATCAAGAGCGACGACGAAGTGCAGATCAAGAAAGACTCGTCCGCCGGCAGCGGCGGCACGTCCGTTCCCATGACCCAGATCGGCTCCGCGGCCAAGACCGCCCAAGGCGGCGACGACCAGCGCCCGGTGGTCATCAGCGCCGACAAATCCGTCAAGTACGAAACCGTCGTGAAGGCGATGAACCAGCTCAAGCGCAGCGGCATCGAGCGCGTGGGCCTGTCCGTTACCACCACGGGTGGCAAATAA